The window tcacatacggatgtatatagacatattttagagtgtagattcactcattttactttGTATGTAATCACTTGTTGAAATcgctagaaagacaaatatttaggaatggagggagtatacgTTAAGTTAATTAGTTTACACGAGAGATATGGTAGGGTTCAAAATTTCAATACAGACATATTTCGGCCCACACCAAAATATCAGTCACTTCCACATTAAGTTTAGACGATTTTTGGCCAAAGCATTTAGAATCTAGTCCCAAATTTTTATGAAAAAAATACCACTTGATTGGAAGTTTGTTCAAATTCTAGATCATGGACGACTGTGGTAGCAGGAGGAAGAAAATAATTGCGAAAAGAAAAAGGGGTGGTCCAATGAACGAATAATAATAATAGTTTTGATTTTAGGGGGAAAAATGCCACAGTGGGGTCCATGCATGTATCCATACATCAATATTGATTTTTAGAagaaaaaaatctaaaaatagtATGATTTTAGTTTTATAGCAGTCCATGATTTTGCATCCATGGTCATAGTTTAATCATGCTATATATGCCCATGCATATTGCAGGAATACCTTCACCCTGAACGTGTACAACGTGAGCCTGAAGCAGACCTCGGCGACCGTAGGGTCGGCGGCCACCAACTCCATGCCCGTCGCCACCTTCCTCCTCGCGGTGCTGCTGCGGATGGAGGCAGTCAAGCTCCGGAGCCGCTCTGGTTTGGGCAAGCTCGCCGGTGTCGCACTTTGCCTCGCCGGAGTGTTGGTCATCGCCTTCTACACTGGCCCATCAATACGCCCCCTCGCCCACAACCCCGTCTTTGTTCACAAGCCGAAAAGTGTCAGCAGTGGCGCCGAGTGGATCAAAGGAACCTTCCTTCTCATCCTCGCTTGTGCAACTTGGTCTCTCTGGATTGTCCTGCAGGTTAGTgataatcaataaataaattttcTTGTGCATGCAACTAATTCTGCATGCACATGCATGTATGTTAATTAGGTTTACTTGCTTATTTATTTGCATATGGTCTTTACATGAATGCATGTGTAATGCATGCAGGTTCCATTGCTTAAAGAATATCCAAATAAGCTGATGGCCACGGCGCTGCAATGCATGTTTGGTGCGCTCCAGTCCTTCGTCGTGGCTGTGGTGGTTGAGAGGGACTTCACCAAATGGAAGCTTGGGCTGGACATTGGCCTCCTTGCGGTCCTCTACTCGGTCAGTTTGTGCTATCTTGTTTTTATTCTCTCTTGGTGAATATTAAAAATAGTAGTCGAGTAGTTTTAATTGAAGTGTACAAAGTGATGAGTCTGATGCACACAACTCACTCACACCTCACCGCTTAATTGTTACAGGCCTTCTTGGGAACGGGTGCGTTGATGTACCTACAGGCGTGGTGTGCCGAGATGAGAGGGCCTGTCTTTGTCGCGATGTGGAGTCCATTGGCATTGATTTTCACTATCTTTTGCTCATCATTCTTCCTTGGAGAAGCAGTTCACCTTGGGAGGTAATCCTTTGAAACACACCATAAGCAACTTTTATGAAATGGCAACATACACCATGATTGAATGACAAAGTGGAGAATATATTTTAAAGCAATTGAGAGGAGGGATGACTATTCATTAAAATAAATGATATGTGCATGGAGTGGTATGATTTTTTGGGGGAACGTGCCGAAACCCCTAAAGCAAAAGAAAATACTGCTCTCCTACCAAAAGATTGTTGACAAGATAGAAGCTCAAGCATTTTAAATATTTTAAATCAATGTCGTGAATGATTGTGTTTATGATCAAAATACTCTTTGTTTTGCAGTATTTTGGGAGGAATTCTTCTAGTTGGTGgtctatacagtgtgctatggggTAAAAGCAAGGATAAAGAAAATATTATAACATTAGTGGTCCCAGAGGAAAGTCAAGTTCAAGGAGACGGAGCGGCAATACAGGAGAAACACGAAGAGGCAGAACTAACATCACAAGTGTAAAGCTCAGATAACACATGTTAAATTGACAAGACACTcataaaaaaaattaaatacacaagaagagtaggtATGTAATATCATTAGTACTTTTGTACAAAAGAAGAGACATTAATATATATATACTTCCTGTGTCCCATGTTGATTTGGATACCAATACACGACACGACCTTCAATGTTACACTTCAACCGTCAATATAGAAGAATTTTTTTACATAAAAAATGTACAAATTATGAATATATTGTTTATGATTTATGTACTCTCTCTCTatagaattatatatatatatatatatatatatatatatatagagagagagagagagagagagagaatataTTGTTTATGAACATACCAACCAAATTATCCTCCCATGCAGAATTAGCTGTACGACTTCATTCTGGAAAATAGTGTGCAATCGAGGCACCAATTAATATATTATATGCTAAAATTACGTGAAGGGCTAACTAGAAAATAGATAAATAGGCCATAAAATCCCGTAAAATCAGAAGCATCTGACAATTGATTCGATGAACCTTCTCTTAGTTCACAAAGCATTGCCGTTAGATCATTGTAACTTGTAGGGCCTGACATATATTAACTATGCAATCCATAAATCATACGCATCACCTATATACCCTAAACTCAAACACATGTTTTCCTTCCATGATTCAATACCAGACATACTAGATCATTTATCCGATGGACTGAAAAACCACAACTGCCATTACATGAAATATACCTTTCAAATTTCATCTCTAGCCTTTTCCTAATGCTTCTCTTCTCTGGCTCTCACACTTTGCAACTTCTTACTACAACAGCTAGCTGTCACCCTAGGACCCCAGACTCATCCCCGAGACCGATTAGTTCCGCTACTGCACCCTCAtagcactactagaaaaagggctatagatgggattgacactaatggcgcatcagacaagcggtgcgccattagtatatactaatggcgcaccaccttctgatacgccattagagttgaaactactaatgacgcaccaggcgcaactagtaatggcgcactgtgtctggatgcgccattagtatgtttggacaggcgcactagtaaaaaaaaatttgatactaatggcgcaccctgggccaggtgcgccattactagttacaactagtaatggcgcacctgtcccagggtgcgccattagtatcaaattttttttaaactagtgcgcctgttcaaacatactaatggcgcatccaatggcgcacctggcccagggtgcgccattagtataaaaagttttttttttaactagtgcgcctgtccaaacataccaatggcgcaccaccagaaggtgcgccattagtaaccaggatTACTAATGGCACatctagagttggtgcgccattagtaagtgggcagcaacaagatattttggacagcctctcctacccacaatcactttctccccacttcattctctccacctcctccttgtctcgggtgcctcctctttttcacctcatttccaccatagattcattcaatttaagtggttaaattaccttgttttgataggtaagtaagggggaagctatatttatgttgttctccctacaacaatgtgcacatgcactttttatggcctagctagatctatgtatgttcgtggtgttgcatatgtttgtggtgttgcatatgtgtttgtgtttggaggtgtaccggtatttgaaatgcgatagttgccaatattttgccggaatgttgattcatttccgtttcggcgagaattttggcattaagcattctttttggtcctatttttagggaaagtcatgccaaattttttgttggttctaaaatatcgttttgctctaccccgcaggcgaccatggtccgcatgatgaccgaaggcatcgtgaataggtttttgaggtccgcgaaggccgagatgcttcaaaagaacgagacggagataagatgtccgtgtcgaagatgcaagctgaagagccttattgcggacccggaatcctggcaggtgcaGGACGACCTACTCTTGCGTGGTTTcttggatggctatcggtggcaaggtgatgaagatgactacgaagtcgtccatgggggccgggccagaaatgaggaagggcagcaagacaaccaccgcggctcgggcgggcgagaagacgaagaatccccaggagatgatcacgacggtgatgctgtacacagtcatcatgtagaagatgcaggacatgatgacgaggaagatgccggagcagacgacgggcatgatcatgaagatgatgatgccggcggagcagacgacgctggaccatcgatgggctgggtgcaggaccctcatattcaagagctgcttctcaagcagacggataacgcaagagctgccgcccgagagaaagccaagatggatcaacttgagttagacgcggttactccattgtatgaaggatgcaggcccgaggatacccgcctgaaaataacgctcatggctctggagatgaaggtaaaacataaaatgaccgacgcatgcttcgacgagaacatgtcattctggcacgaacgtcttcccaaggggaacaagtgcccgaccagtttggaggaggcgaagaaaatcgtgtgtcctatGGATTTACCGCatgtgaaataccatgtgtgcatgaacaattgcatcatttatcgggacgagcacgcggagtctaccatatgtccggtgtgcggcgtcactcgatacaagaagaggaagaaagctcctcgaaaagtggtgtggtactttccgatcactcctcgtctgcagcggtatttcgcggaccctaaggtagcaaagctcctgcgttggcacgcggatagggaggagaagaagcgagaagatgacgcaaatgatccggagatagataaaaaagacaagatgctgagtcacacTAAgcatgcgagccagtggcaagcgttgaacttcgaagacctagaatttgggaacgatccaaggaacatcgtgctgggcgcgagcaccgatggagtcaatccgtttggcagccagagaagcacacatagcacctggcctgtgtttgtgtggatgtacaaccttccccctggttgtgcatgaagaggaagtacattcacatgagtatgctaat is drawn from Aegilops tauschii subsp. strangulata cultivar AL8/78 chromosome 1, Aet v6.0, whole genome shotgun sequence and contains these coding sequences:
- the LOC109748003 gene encoding WAT1-related protein At5g64700-like → MADRSKKPYVVAVAIQGIYTGLFVVSKAAFDSGINTYVFIFYRLAAATAVVLPIALIDSTCHRRRSTTATPAPALSCRMLFKLFLYALLGNTFTLNVYNVSLKQTSATVGSAATNSMPVATFLLAVLLRMEAVKLRSRSGLGKLAGVALCLAGVLVIAFYTGPSIRPLAHNPVFVHKPKSVSSGAEWIKGTFLLILACATWSLWIVLQVPLLKEYPNKLMATALQCMFGALQSFVVAVVVERDFTKWKLGLDIGLLAVLYSAFLGTGALMYLQAWCAEMRGPVFVAMWSPLALIFTIFCSSFFLGEAVHLGSILGGILLVGGLYSVLWGKSKDKENIITLVVPEESQVQGDGAAIQEKHEEAELTSQV